In one Synechococcales cyanobacterium T60_A2020_003 genomic region, the following are encoded:
- a CDS encoding glycosyltransferase, with protein sequence MYIALISVHGLIRGKNLELGRDADTGGQTKYVVELARALAKQPDVAAVDLFTRLVAAPDVDPEYGKEIEILDDKARIVRIIAGAPEEYIPKEALWDHLDSFVDNMLAFIRESDRVPSLIHSHYADAGYVGSRLAHILGVPLVHTGHSLGRVKRRRLLASGLSTDDIDRQYNMLRRIDAEELTLTSADRVITSTHQEIEEQYEFYDCYQPQRMRVIPPGTDLSLFYPPKGHEWQTPIGQEIRRFLREPDKPIILALSRPDARKNIGALIDAYGGSPQLQELANLVIIAGNREDIRDLSEGAQEVLTSILVAIDRYDLYGRVAYPKHHKSDEVPDIYRLAALSGGVFVNPALTEPFGLTLIEAAATGLPIVATEDGGPRDIIGNCANGILIDPLDSDTIAAALLHLLTKPEKWKQCAESGRVGVRKHYSWDAHASSYLETIRPLVNKTERVERISLIRRPMPYSDRAIFTDLDQNLLGSPEDLPAFIEVLRQNRKSTTFGIATGRRLDTALEALRKYRIPEPDVLITSGGTAIYYNPDLTVDRWWAQHIDRRWSPDEVRRVMAGLPGLQLQPRVQQSRFKISYLYHAGVAPPVEEIISLLYQEDLATNVILSFGQYLDILPIRASKGLALRYVTDRWGIPLEKTLVVGGSGADEDMMRGNTLAVVVANRHDEELSHLVDTDRIYYAEQGHALGILEAIEHFDFFNTVSV encoded by the coding sequence ATGTACATCGCTCTGATTAGCGTGCATGGTTTGATTCGAGGAAAAAACCTGGAACTGGGGCGCGATGCCGATACGGGCGGCCAAACCAAATATGTTGTAGAGCTGGCGCGTGCCCTCGCGAAACAACCGGATGTTGCAGCCGTTGATCTCTTTACTCGCCTAGTGGCTGCCCCCGACGTGGATCCAGAGTATGGTAAGGAAATCGAGATTTTGGACGATAAGGCTCGCATTGTTCGGATTATCGCTGGAGCGCCAGAGGAATACATCCCCAAAGAAGCTCTGTGGGATCACCTCGATAGTTTTGTAGATAACATGCTGGCCTTTATCCGGGAGAGCGATCGCGTTCCTAGCCTCATCCACAGTCACTACGCTGATGCAGGCTACGTAGGCAGTCGCCTTGCCCACATTTTGGGGGTTCCCTTAGTACACACTGGGCATTCCCTCGGACGGGTAAAGCGGCGGCGCTTGCTGGCGAGTGGACTGTCCACTGATGACATTGATCGGCAATACAACATGCTGCGCCGCATCGATGCCGAAGAACTGACGCTGACCAGTGCCGATCGCGTGATCACCAGCACCCACCAAGAAATTGAAGAACAGTACGAATTTTACGACTGCTACCAGCCCCAGCGGATGCGCGTCATTCCGCCCGGAACCGATCTCTCCCTGTTCTATCCCCCCAAGGGTCACGAATGGCAAACCCCCATTGGTCAAGAAATTCGGCGTTTTCTGCGGGAACCCGATAAGCCAATCATTCTCGCCCTGTCCCGACCCGATGCCCGCAAGAATATTGGCGCACTGATTGACGCGTACGGTGGATCGCCTCAGCTTCAGGAACTCGCTAACCTTGTGATTATTGCCGGGAACCGAGAGGATATTCGCGATCTATCGGAAGGCGCGCAGGAGGTATTGACCAGCATATTGGTGGCGATCGATCGCTACGATCTCTACGGTCGCGTCGCCTATCCCAAACATCACAAATCCGACGAAGTCCCCGATATTTATCGCCTTGCCGCCTTATCCGGTGGTGTATTTGTCAATCCGGCCTTAACCGAACCCTTTGGCCTGACACTGATTGAAGCTGCCGCCACCGGACTCCCCATCGTGGCCACAGAGGATGGGGGGCCACGCGATATTATTGGCAATTGTGCCAATGGTATTTTGATCGATCCGCTAGATAGCGACACCATTGCCGCCGCTCTGCTGCATCTTTTGACAAAACCCGAAAAATGGAAACAGTGTGCCGAAAGTGGACGGGTAGGCGTGCGTAAACATTACTCCTGGGACGCGCACGCCTCCAGCTACCTGGAAACGATTCGTCCACTGGTGAACAAGACCGAGCGAGTAGAGCGGATCTCGCTGATTCGTCGCCCCATGCCCTACTCCGATCGCGCCATTTTCACGGATTTGGATCAGAATCTACTGGGTTCTCCCGAAGATTTGCCCGCCTTTATTGAAGTTCTTCGGCAAAATCGCAAGTCCACGACCTTTGGAATTGCCACAGGTCGGCGGTTAGACACCGCATTAGAAGCCCTACGCAAGTACCGTATCCCCGAACCGGACGTTCTCATTACCAGTGGCGGAACCGCCATCTACTACAATCCCGATCTCACCGTGGATCGGTGGTGGGCACAGCACATCGATCGCCGCTGGTCGCCCGATGAAGTGCGGCGCGTGATGGCCGGATTACCGGGATTACAACTCCAGCCCAGGGTGCAACAGAGCCGATTCAAAATTAGCTATCTTTACCATGCTGGCGTTGCGCCTCCAGTAGAAGAGATCATCAGCCTGCTCTACCAGGAAGATCTAGCCACGAACGTCATTTTATCCTTTGGACAGTATCTCGATATTCTGCCGATTCGAGCCTCGAAAGGATTAGCGTTGCGCTATGTGACTGATCGTTGGGGAATTCCGTTAGAGAAAACGCTGGTGGTAGGAGGTTCAGGCGCGGATGAAGACATGATGCGCGGCAACACCCTAGCAGTCGTTGTGGCAAACCGTCATGACGAAGAACTATCCCATTTGGTGGACACCGATCGCATTTATTACGCTGAACAAGGACATGCCCTAGGGATTCTAGAAGCCATCGAACATTTTGATTTCTTCAATACCGTCTCGGTTTAG
- the rph gene encoding ribonuclease PH — MPWQRPDGRSANQLRPVRFDRHFTRFAAGSVLAHCGHTQVLCTVSIQPGVPKFLDGSGQGWLTAEYRMLPSATPQRHARELMKLSGRTQEIQRLIGRSLRSVLDMNALGDRTLVIDADVLQADAGTRTTAITGSYIALVDAINALIEQGELGRSPLQRQVAAVSVGLLEGEAFLDLNYPEDVAAEVDCNVVMNDRFELIEIQGTAESGSFSRAQMNQMLDLAESGIRELMNLQTQALQTPSV; from the coding sequence ATGCCCTGGCAACGTCCCGACGGTCGCAGTGCAAACCAGCTTCGCCCTGTGCGGTTTGACCGACACTTTACTCGCTTTGCTGCCGGATCAGTACTGGCTCACTGCGGCCATACCCAGGTGTTATGTACCGTTAGCATTCAACCGGGTGTGCCTAAATTTTTAGACGGCAGTGGTCAGGGTTGGCTTACGGCAGAATACCGGATGCTGCCCTCCGCAACACCCCAACGCCACGCCCGCGAACTGATGAAACTCTCAGGCCGGACGCAGGAAATTCAGCGGTTGATTGGGCGCAGTCTGCGGTCAGTTTTAGACATGAACGCTTTGGGCGATCGCACTCTCGTCATTGATGCCGACGTGCTCCAAGCCGATGCCGGAACCCGCACCACCGCCATTACGGGAAGCTATATCGCCCTCGTGGATGCGATCAACGCTTTGATAGAACAAGGGGAATTAGGGCGATCGCCCCTCCAGCGTCAGGTCGCAGCGGTCTCCGTTGGATTGCTAGAAGGTGAGGCCTTTTTGGATTTGAACTATCCCGAAGATGTGGCCGCCGAAGTGGACTGCAACGTGGTCATGAACGATCGGTTTGAACTGATTGAAATCCAGGGAACGGCAGAATCGGGCAGCTTTTCCCGTGCTCAGATGAACCAAATGCTGGATCTGGCGGAGTCGGGCATTCGAGAATTGATGAATTTGCAGACGCAAGCACTCCAAACCCCATCGGTTTAA